The Euphorbia lathyris chromosome 3, ddEupLath1.1, whole genome shotgun sequence genome contains a region encoding:
- the LOC136221676 gene encoding protein SAWADEE HOMEODOMAIN HOMOLOG 1, producing the protein MDSLPEFTLAELVELENTYKDIGEESLNAEFCQRLASSFSFSAKRTGKPAIAWEQVQSWFQEKHKEKQGEKLKEKQASLNLSPLGLELLLGLSNESCLNHPPETPGKSKGGKVTDLSDLSFEAKSWRDEAWYDVASFLNYRVLHTGELEARVRFVGFANTHDEWVNVKTAVRERSIPLEPQECHKVKIGDLILCFREGQDHALYSDAHIIGIQRRQHETTECTCRFMVRFEYDDAEEYVLLPRICRRPTASDHPEKITSN; encoded by the exons ATGGATTCTCTACCTGAATTCACACTTGCAGAG CTTGTGGAATTGGAGAATACATATAAGGACATAGGAGAAGAGTCATTAAATGCAGAGTTCTGCCAGAGGCTTGCTAGCAGTTTTAG TTTTTCTGCAAAACGCACTGGAAAGCCAGCAATAGCATGGGAACag GTGCAAAGTTGGTTTCAGGAGAAACATAAGGAGAAACAAGGAGAAAAACTTAAGGAGAAACAAGCTAGTTTGAATCTTTCTCCTTTGGGTCTGGAACTATTGCTCGGTCTTTCTAATGAAAGTTGTTTAAACCATCCACCTGAAACACCTGGCAAATCCAAAG GTGGGAAGGTCACTGATCTATCAGATTTATCTTTCGAAGCAAAATCATGGAGAGATGAGGCGTG GTATGATGTTGCTTCTTTTCTCAACTACAGAGTCCTTCATACTGGTGAACTT GAAGCCCGTGTAAGATTTGTTGGATTTGCTAACACACATGATGAGTGGGTGAATGTGAAAACAGCAGTGCGAGAACGATCTATTCCTTTAGAACCTCAAGAATGTCACAAAGTGAAAATTGGGGACCTCATACTGTGCTTTCGG GAAGGCCAAGACCATGCTCTTTACTCTGATGCTCACATAATAGGAATCCAAAGGCGACAACATGAAACAACAGAATGCACGTGCAGATTTATGGTTCGGTTTGAGTATGATGATGCTGAG GAATATGTTTTGTTGCCAAGGATATGTCGCAGACCGACGGCTTCTGATCATCCTGAGAAGATTACCTcaaactaa
- the LOC136223572 gene encoding jasmonate-induced oxygenase 1 — MAFSPEPMPENPVDFRAPPPSPIASGRKSSFANDDVLTEFLEHLRVPDLVLPDNIFPRQIIFETPPVIDFQSLIHSDSDSIGRMLDSLARIGCFQLVNYGIPSDSIKLALALAAGIFSTPPDKRAAVTRSPERAYGFEEVHGEEENEEFVWCRDKNLKLDMESIWPHSGYSNFSEKMERVVAKMEKVGKKIKKVVEEKSEIFENGRKEMVGVGSVCYFQRHKESDEKRGNLLGYEVIRMLVRGNEHSHAFTFHLSSNFSQFHVYSKKGWLSFSPHKHAIIVTVGDQIQIESGGKYKQVLGRPILKKEDSISMAFLYSPSSTSHKPDTISLTQQLVFFLLVTLLYQFFCSFF, encoded by the exons ATGGCATTTTCACCTGAACCAATGCCTGAAAATCCCGTTGATTTCCGCGCCCCGCCGCCATCTCCTATTGCCTCCGGTCGAAAATCATCCTTCGCTAATGATGATGTTCTTACTGAATTCCTTGAGCACTTACGCGTTCCTGATTTAGTTTTGCCTGATAATATTTTTCCTAGACAAATCATTTTCGAAACGCCGCCGGTCATTGATTTCCAGTCTTTAATtcattctgattctgattcaaTTGGTAGGATGTTGGATTCCCTTGCGAGAATTGGGTGCTTTCAATTGGTCAACTATGGGATTCCAAGTGATTCGATCAAGTTGGCGCTGGCCTTGGCTGCCGGGATTTTTTCAACCCCGCCGGATAAAAGGGCTGCTGTTACGAGGTCGCCGGAGAGAGCCTATGGATTTGAGGAAGTCCATGGGGAGgaggaaaatgaagagtttGTGTGGTGTAGAGATAAGAATTTGAAGTTAGATATGGAGAGTATATGGCCTCATTCTGGATATTCAAATTTCAG TGAGAAAATGGAGAGGGTGGTAGCAAAGATGGAAAAAgtgggaaagaaaataaagaaagtaGTGGAGGAAAAGAGTGAAATATTTGAAAATGGAAGGAAAGAGATGGTTGGAGTTGGGTCAGTTTGTTATTTTCAGAGACATAAAGAATCAGATGAAAAAAGGGGTAACTTGTTAGGGTATGAAGTCATAAGAATGTTGGTAAGAGGAAATGAGCATTCACATGCAttcaccttccacctttcttcTAATTTTTCTCAATTTCATGTCTACTCTAAGAAAGGTTGGCTTTCTTTCTCCCCTCACAAACATGCCATTATTGTCACTGTTGGAGATCAAATTCAG ATTGAAAGTGGTGGAAAGTACAAGCAAGTGTTAGGCAGGCCGATTCTGAAAAAAGAGGACTCCATTTCAATGGCATTTCTCTACTCTCcttcttcaacctctcacaaACCAGACACCATTTCCCTGACCCAACAGcttgttttctttttacttGTCACTCTTTTATACcaatttttttgttcatttttctAA